The DNA segment GCGATCGTGATGGGTGCGCCGGGGGAGTCGCCGACCTGGATCTTGATCCAGCGCTGCACCCCGTCCAGTTGGATGGATCCTTGCCCGTTGGGCAGCTTTTGGATGTATCCGGGTCGGAGGATGAACCGGAGCGGCTGTTTGGGGTCCTTCGGGTTCATGATCTGGGTCATGCCGCGGGTGTCGAGCGAGTAGACGCTCTGGGGTTGGCCGGTCTCGGCGGTGGGCTTGCCCGACCAGGCGTTCAGGAACAGTTGGGGATTCAACGCGTCGGGGAACACCGAGCGGGGCCCGGAGCTGTCCACGTAGGCGCTGGGCAGGAAGAAGCCTTCAAAGCCCAATTTGTGGGGTCTGGCGTCGGGCGCACTGATCGCCCCGGCGGAGGTGAAGTTGCCGTCCTGCGGCAGGAAGATCACCGGCCCGGAGTAGGCGACGTTGCCGTCGCCGTCCTTCACCGTCACGATCGGCGCGTATCCCCAGGCGATCAGGTGCACCTTTTCGCCGCCGGCCAGGTTGAGTGGATGGTTGACCTGGAGTGTTTCCCGCCGTGGTTTGTCACCGGGACGGTCGGTGACGGTGACGACGGCCTTGAACTCCCGAGCCGCCCCTCGCTGGACATCGCCGGTCTCGAACTTCACGTCGAAGCTGTCGACCTTGATGCTGAAGGGGGTCAGGGACGATTGCCGAAACAGGGGGCCAGCTTTGAAGTCGTCATACTGCACCAGGTCGTTGGTGAAGCTTTCGCCTCCCACGACTAGCGCCCGGTCGCCGCGGAAGTTGTTCAGCCAGACCACCGCCACGCCGACCAGTAAGAAGACCAGGCTGATGTGGAAGACGAGGTTGCCCGCCTCTCGTAGGTAGCCCCGCTCGGCGGCCAGTGACCCGTCGGGGTGCTGGGCGACCCGGTAGCGTCTGCGCCGCAGGTTGTCGCGTAGTTGAGCGATGATCGCTTCGTTCTCAGACGCGATTTGGTCTGGTTCCACGTCTGGGAGGTCGACCGATTCGTAGGCGGGCAGCCGATGCAGATAGCGGGGAGTGCGGGGCGGCTGTGCTCGTACGGCTCGGAGATAGACACGCAGGCGCGGGATGATGCAGCCGATCAGGCTGATGAACAGCAGGATGTAGATCGCGGAGAACCAGGGCGAGGTGTAGACGTTGAAGAGTCCGGCCTTGTCATAGATCGGCCCGAGCGTTTTGTGCTGTTGCAGGAACGTCTTGACGCGCACCGGCGAGATGTTCTGCTGCGGCACCAACGATCCGGGCACCGCGGCCAGTGCCAGCAGGAACAGCAACGCCAGCGCCGTCCGCATGGTGATCAACTGCGTCCACAGGAACCGCAGCCAGCCGAGGAATCCGATCACCGGCGCATTGGAGGAAGTCCTGCGAGTGGCGGGTTCGGTGGTTGCGATGCCCGCCGCGTCGGGATCGGCTCGCGGGCCAGGTGCGGTATCGGATCTGCTGGTGGGGCGGAGATCATTCATTGGCGTCGAAGGCGAAGCTCGAGGGCGGATTGTCGGTCGCGTTCCGGGGGCCGTAGATCAGTGAGATCTGGCGTCGCTCGCCGAGTTGGATCGTTGCGGGGTTGCCGCTGAACCGTTTGCCGTCCACGTAGGCGCGCAGGCTGTCGGTCTTGTTGTTGGTCAGGCCGCCGATGCCTTGGCCGTCGAGTCGCACGTCCCACTCGGCGAACAGCTGTCCGAGGGTGTATTTGCCGTCGGTCTTGTGTGACTCGACGTGCAGGACGCCGCGTTCGTCGTGGGTGTGCAGCTCCGACATCGAGCCGGTCTTCGCGTCGACGCCGATTGCTCCCGGTACCGCGAGCGGCTGGCCGTTGACGGTGATGTCCAGATGGGAGTGGAAGTGCGCGGCGGTGCCTTCCATGTTCGATGCCTGCAGACCGGCGGCCTCGGCCAGGCGGCCCGGATCGGCCGGGAGCCCCCACGGCGGCAGATCGCTTCGCCCCTTGGTGCCGGCCACCGGCCCAGCGGCGTTGGGTGCTGATACTTGCCGGGCCACCAGCCAAATGCCGATGCCGAGGGCACCGGCGACGATGACCGCGGTGACCCCGACCAGGAAACGCCGCCGCGTTCGGGCGCGGGCCTCCTGCCGTTTCATCTCTGCCAACCGGGCGCGGGCGCGCGCGGATCCGGGTTCGCGATTGGTCGATGCACCGTGTCGATGCTTGTTCTTCGATCGCTTCTGATTCACGTTCCTGTTTCCTGTCGTGCTGGAGAGTCTGAGGAGCTTGTCTGACTGCTCAACCGGGCGCGCAGTGATCAAGCCGGGTGTGCAATTGATGGGCCGAGGAGCGGGACGAATTGCTGGGGCTCACCGCAGCCTGCTCATGGCCCGGGCGGGTGGGGTCAGATCCGAAGAATCGACAGCTCTATGAGACTGGGAGCCGGTCGGCGACGCCAATGTGCGACGGCTCCGATGGCCGATCCGATGCTGCGGGCTCGGCAACGCCACCATCGACCGGGGGTTCGCCCACGAACGATCACGGCCACCGCCAGCAAGACGATGGTCATGACGCAGCCAGCCGCGGCGATGCAGCCCATCGGACCGGTCGGTCGGTCATGCGATGAAGCCGCCAACGAAGGGGGCGCGCAGCTGGGACAGCCGCTCAACGGTTGTCGAGTTGCTGGATGTCGACCGGGTGGGTTGCTTGCCGTGACTGGAGCATGAATCGGCTGCGCGTCGGGTGGCACGCGGTGCACCGACGAATTGCTCGGCGGCACGGGTTCGGCTGACGTCAACACCATCGGGTGCATCAGCGCGAGGCTGACCAGCAGGGCGAGGCCGGTCGCGCGGGAGACGCTCATTCCTCCGACACCTCCGGGCTGGCGAGCTCGCTTTCCCAGAGCTGGAAGTCGTCAGAGGTGTCTTCGGTGCTGCCAGCCGCCCTCCGCAACCAGATCATCGACACGGCGCAGACGGTCAACAGCGTCGCGATCGACGCCACAGTGACGGCACCGCGACGCCAAAGGTCCACAAGTAGCAGGCAGGCGCTCCAGGCTCCGGCCACCTGGAGCAACCCGGGAAACACTCGTGCAGAAGGGCGCGTCCGTACGCAGCCCAGGCCGGTCGCCACCATCAGAACCGCGGTGCAGATCAGGCTACTCACGATCATCATCACGCTCCTGCCGCTCTCGCCGGCGGGCGCGGCCACGCCCGACCGTCGCCGTGAGGCAGCCGCTCAGCGCGAGGAGTGCGAGGCCACGCTCCAGCCAGGGGGCGATCCGCACCGCCGGGGTGATGTTGGTGCGCAGCGGCATCGTCACCACGGTCGAGGCGGCGGTGCGCTCGTGGGTCTTCCACTGCACACGGCCGTCCCGGCCGATGAAGCCGGAGACTCCGTTGGTGGTGGCGACGGCGATCTCGCGGCGGGTCTCCATCGCTCGTGCCCGGGTGATGGCGAACTGCTGGTCGACCTGGCCGGTCCCGACGTAGGTCGCATTGTTGCTCTGGACCAGGAAGAGCTGCGCACCGCCGGTGATCACGTCGTAGATCGTGTCGTCGTAGGCCAGCTCGAAACAGATCGCATCCCCCACGATGACCGGCTGCTCCGGGCCGCCGGCCAGGCGGAGGGGGACCGGGAGTGCGCCGGGCCGGGTGCCCGGCACCGACTGTGCGCCGACCAGCTTCAAGATCGGGAACACGGGCAGCAGTCGGTCGCGGAAGGGGATCCATTCGCCGAACGGGACCAGGTTGCGCTTGTCGTAGCGGGCCACGATGCCCCGGCGGGGGTCCCACCACAGGCCGCTGGTCTGCCGCTGGTCGACGCCGGGGCCGTCCATCACCGCTCCGGCGAAGATGGGAACCCCGGCAAGCTCGGTCGCGGACTGCAGCTGGTCGCGCGTGATCGGGTCGACGGTCGGGTCGATGTCGGTGGAGTTCTCCGGCCACAGGACGAAGTCGGGCCGGGCGATCCGTCCCTGGTCTGCGGCGTTGATCAGTCGGCGGGTCTCCTGGACGTGGTTCGCGGTGACGGCGCGCATCCGGCCCATCGCGTCGATCCCTTTCCCCGGCACGTTGCCCTGGACTATGCCCACACGCGCCTTCTGTGCAGGGGCCGGCGGGCCGGGATTCCACCCGGACAGGGCCAAACCCGTGCCCATCACGATCGACCAGGTCGCCAATGCCGGTATCGCTGTCCGGGCCACCATGCTGCGTGTCAGCGGTCCGTGCGATCGCCGTGCCCGGATGATCTCGATCGCCAGCCAGCCGACGCACTGGGCCAGCAGAGCCACCGCGAACGACACGCCTACGGTGCCGATGAAGGGCAGCAGTCCGGCCAGCGGGGTATCCACTGCGGTGTAGGCCAGACGGGTCCAGCCGAAACCGCCGAACGGATATCGCGAGTAGAGGTACTCGACGCCGACCCAGGCAGCAGCGGCGATCACCGGCCAGAACCGGAGCCGCCCGATCATCGACAGCGCGACGCCGAGCAGCCCGAAGAAGACGGCCTCGAATCCGATCAGGCCGACCACACCCAGGTAGGCGGCCGCGCCGCCGCCGACGATCACCCGGACCCAGCCGATCGCCACCAGGAGCATCGCCACCCCGAACGCGTACCCGGCCGCGAAGCCGCGACGTGCCGGAGCCTTGCGAACGGCCACCGACAGTCCCGCTACGCCGAGGAAGCCCAGCGGCCACAGCGCGTACGGCTGAAACGCGAACCCGACCGCGGACCCGGACAGGGTCGCCAAGATCAGCCGGCCCAGCGATCGGAGCCTGCGATCGGCGAGGATCCCGCTCGAAGCCGCACCGGTTGACCCGCTGAGAACAGCACCGTCCACCACGCTGGCTGCCGCGCTGGCGATGCTGCCGGTCGACGTATCACGCCGGGACGTCATGCCCGACCACCGTCTCGGCTCCCAGCGCTACCCGAGTGTTGCCCTTCCGATGTGGGCCGTTGGATCGTCGATGCTGGCTGGTCCCTCGGAGGGTTGCTCGGCTGGCCGGCGTCGTGGACCTGGTCGCCCTCCACGATTTCCTCCCGGCCCGGCTTGTTGCGGATCAGCCAGAGGAAGCAGCTCAGGGCGGCCAGGAAGACGATCACCGAGACGTAGTCGTTGAGCCGGAACGGGCCGAGGTGATGCGCGGGGTCGATGCGCAGGTGCTCCACCCATGCTCTGCCGGCGGTGTAGAGCATCACATACAGCATGAACGCCTTGCCGTGGCCCAGCCGGAACCGACGGTCGAGCGCAATCACCGCGATGCCACCGCGAGGTCCCAGATCAGCTCGTACAGGAACGTCGGGTGGAAGGTGGCGTACTGCTCGTAGCCGACGGGCCGGTACTGCGGGTCGATCTCCAAGGCCCACGGCAGCGTGGACGGCCGGCCGAAGAGCTCCTGATTGAACCAGTTGCCCAGGCGGCCGACGGCCTGGGCGATGGCCACCCCCGGCGCGAGAGCATCGGCGAGCGCCCAGAATCTGATCCGGCGGCGGCGCGCGACCAGGTAGCCGCCGAACGCGCCGAGCGCGACACCGCCCCAGATGCCCAGGCCGCCGTCCCAGACGAAGAACGCTCGATACCAGGTGCGGCCCGGTCCGAAGTAGAGCTGGTAGTCGGTGATCACGTGGTAGAGGCGGGCTCCGACGATGCCGAACGGCACCGATACCAGGGCGACGGTCTCGACCGCGTCGCGGCTGCCGCCTCGGGCGATCCACCGTCGGGTGGCGACGATCGTGCCGATGATCACGCCCGCGATGATGCACAGCGCGTACGCCCGGATCGGGAGTCGCCCGAACAGCAACCATTCCCTCCACGGAGGGCTCGGAATGAAGAGCACGGGCAGGACGTGGTCTATCACGGGCACGACTCCTTTCCGACCTCGGCGTGGCGGAACTCGGACGTGCCGAGTACCGAGCGGCCGGTAGGCGGAGCCCCGCGCAACGCCCGAAGGGGAGCGTAATGGGGGACGTAATCGGTATCGCTTCGATGCCTGGGAACGCTGGTGCCTGGCCACCGGGCCATCGCCGGTGCGGGGGACGGAATCATTGGCTGCCTCCGCTGGGTTTCAAGGGTGTCGAGAGATTGGCGGCGTCATGCCGTGAGCGTCTGCCGTTGTCCGGAGCAGTTCGACATTGCATGGGCTCGGTGAGTGCTCGTCAGCGATGATTCTGACGACCGGATCCTGGGCGGCGGGAAGTGATGACAATGCTGCCGACAACTGCGAGAACGCCGGCCGCGGGATATCCGAGCACCAGGTCTTGCCAGCCCATGGCCAGTGGGATCGGCCTCCATCCCAGGTGCGCGAGCCAGTGCGTGATGCCCATCACCACGGCCAGCACGACCAGGATCCAACCGGCGACGCGGCGCGGAGTCCACACGCGCAGTTGACGGTTCATCTCGCGTTGGCGTTGCTTTCGACGGCGCTGGTCCGGAGTGCCGTTTCCGTGCGGTCGTTTCATCAGATCACCGTCACGAATCCGCTGATGGATTGTCGGAGCGCACCGATCACATTGGTCCACAAACCGGTGGCCATCAGCAGGCCGACGATGATCATGGAGACGCCGCCGATGCGCATGATCAACTGTTGCCTGTTCCGCAGTGCGCGGGCGGCGGTGCTGATCTTGTTGAACGCGATCGCCGCGGCGATGAACGGGATGCCGAGTCCGAGCGTGTACGCGATGGCCAGCCACGCCCCTTTGGCTGCGGTCGCCTGACTCATCGCCATGGTCAGCACGACCCCGAGGGTCGGCCCGATGCACGGCGTCCAGCCCAGCCCGAAGACGAAGCCGATCAGCGGGGCCGCGAGAAGCCCGAAGCGAGGTAGCCAACTGAGTCGCAGGTCGCGCTGGGCGAAGCGGAGGAGGCCGGCGAAGGCCAGTCCGAGCCCGATCATGATCACGCCCATGACTCGGGTGAGCGGGTCCTGCCAGGTGATGAACCTGCTGCCCAGCAGCCCGGCCAGGGACGCGCTCGCAACGAAGACCACGCCGAACCCGGCGACGAACAGGCTGCTGCCCATCAAGGTCCGTCCCAGACGATGCCGTGAGCCGCCGGCGACGAGATCGGCGGCAGACATGCCAGTGGCGTAGGAGATGTAGCCGGGCAGCAGCGGGATGACGCAGGGGGAGAAGAACGACACCAAACCGGCGAGGAACGCGACCGGGAGGGCGACCGGCATCGACCCGCTCACCGACTGTGTCGCCCATGCGGCCAGTTGATCAAGCATTGCCGCTCACCTGCCGTTGGCGGTGTCGTTGATCAACTGGGTCAGGGTGTCGCGATCGACGGGGCCCGTGATTCGGGCCGCGCTGCGCTGCTGCTCGTCGATCACCAGCGTTGTTGGGATGGCGGTGGTCGACAGTTGCCCGGAGAACTTGACCAACTGTTGCCCCTCGGGGTCGAAAATGCTCGGATACGGCATCTTGACGGCACGGCTGAACGCCTGCGCCGCATCTCGCTGATCCCTGATGTTGAGGCCGACGAAGCGGGCGACCTCGGCCGTGCTGCGGCTCGCAGCGGCCAGGTCGGGGGCCTCCTTGCGGCAGGGGCCGCACCAAGAGGCCCAGACATTGATCACCACGACCTTGCCCGGATGCCTCGTAGTCGCGGCCCCCGATCCCATGACCTTGGGCCCTTCGGCGACTGCGGCTCGCTGCCGGTCGGACGGCTTGAACAGAACTAGGCCTGGATCGGGGACGGCTCCGCGACTGGTGCCACCAGTCGGGGATGCACCGGCACCAGGAGTGCAGGCCGAAGTAACGAGAAGAAGCGTTGCCGAGGCGGCTGCCGCGACAACGACACGCCGGTTCTTGACCGGGCCGGGCCTGGCGAGACGAAGCATATGGGATCTCCGAATACGGGCACACGGATGCAGATCACCGAACGCGAGTGGGTTCGTGTGAACAGGGGCAGCCGATGGTATGCCAGCTGAACGTGGCGATGCACGCAGGGAACAGCGCGGGCGTCTCGCCGCGGCACTGGCGGCGGTAGACGGTCACGCCATGGAAGTCAACGCGGCGAGAGAGGCTGTGCCTCCCCTTCGCCGATCAGGTCAGACAGATCCCGAACATGAGTAGAGATCGAGCCGCCGGTATGTAGCGCGCGTAGGAGACCTGCCCGACCTGGGTTGCCATCCGCGGCAGAATACGGATCACCGATGCGCCGGGACGACGGAGCCTCCAGCCCACCAGGACAACCATCAGGGCGATCATGCATGCCGCGGCGAGCAGCGGGCAGCTGCCGTCGCCGGAGCCGTGGTCGGAGTCGGAGGAGGGCTTCATCGAGAAGCTGCTGCGCAGCGGGGCGGCGTGGAGGGGCGGCGACACGGCCGCCAGTGCGCTCGCACGCCATCTGTGATCCGCCGCGCGGTCTTCCTCGGTCTGGGCTTGCCGATGCGCGGCCGGGCTGACGATGGCTTGGGTATGCGGCGTCGCCGACGTCTGGCTGGAGGTTTGAATGGTGGCTACCGCGCCGAGCACGATCGCGACGGCTGCGACGAGGACGACGATCCAGCCGAGGAATCGGCTGGATGTCGGGACCGGGCGCACACGCACGGGCACACCATACCTCAGATGGACTAATCAGTCATGCACTGCCGTGAAGCTGGGGCCAAGACAAGCCGAGCCCAGGGGGACACGGCTGTCCATCACCGAGACGGCGGGGCGGCGTTCGCTGCGGCGCGGGAGGGCGCTAGCTGCGGAAGCGGTCGCTCAAACCGCGGCGGGGGAGGGACGCTGTGGGGACGAGAGGTCGCCGCCATGATGGTCCGCAAGCACGACGCCGCCGCGGCAGCGTCGGGTGGCCGACGGGTGGAGACCCGCGGGGCCGCACTGTTGGTGTCAGCCGTGGGCGGGTGAACCGGAGCTGCCGGGTTCGGTGGGTCGGGGGGATCCGCCCATCATGCCGAGCATGCTGCCGCTGCCCGTGCGGAAGAAGACCAGGAGGAGAATGCCTGCGAGGGCGAGGAAGGCGATGTTGAGCCAGGTGGTGTAGTTCCAGCTGATGCCTGTCTCGCCGATGGACAGATTCCGAAAACTGGGCACGAGCCCGAGCGGGCCGAAGATCAGCTCGACCACGTACCCGGCGATCGCCATCGCGGCGTAGAAGATCAGGCCGATACGAATCGTGGCCTTCCATCCGTAGTACTTGCGGTAGATCAGGATGATCGGGACGATGATCAGGTCGGCGAAGAGGAAGCTGACAACCCCGCCGAAGCTGATGCCGCCATTCCACAGCACCGCCGCGAGCGGCACGTTGCCCACCGAGCAGACGAAGCTGATGACGGCCAGAAGCGGCCCGATCAGTGGACCCAGCACGAAGGAGGCGACGGGGTCGTCGGTGAAGAACACCGCCTGAAGCCAGGCCTTCGGCACCCAGGCGGCGAACGCGCCGGCGATCAGCAGCCCCAGCACGATGTCGCGGAGCACGGCGGTCCAGTCCATCACGAAGTAGCGGGAGACCGCGGTCACGCCGTCCCGGGAGAGCAAGCGGGACCAGAACCCGGCGTCGCCCGGAACCGACATGTCCATGGCGGCGTGTCCCTCCATCGATCCGGCCAGCCCCCGGTCTGCCTGCTGGCGGGCGGCGTCGACGATGCGGCCGCGCATCCAGAGCCTGAATCCGAGCGCGACCAGCACGATCATGATCGGGCCGCCGACGAACTCAGCCGCGGTGAACTGCCAGCCCATGACGAACCACAGCACGAGCCCCAGCTCGAGCACCAGGTTGGTCGAGGCGATCTCGAAGGCCATGGCCGCGGCGAAGTGCGCTCCCTTGCGGAACAGTGCCCGCGCCAGCGCGACGGCGGCATAGGAGCACGACGAGGACGCCGCCCCCATCAGCGCGGAGACCGCGATCGACCTCGGCGAGTCGTCCGACATCAGTTGGGTGACGCGCTCCGTGCGCACGACTGCCTGGATGACGCCCGACAGCGTGAAGCCGAGGACCAGCGGCCAAAGGATCTGCCATCCCATCGCTCCGGCCATCGCCAGCGCACGACCGACCGCATTCAGCACGTCCATCAGGAACCCTCCTCACATCGCCGCTCACGGCGAACGCGCCACACCCGTGTCCGCACATCGGCGAACCACGCTGCCCAGTTCGCGGTGATGAAGCCGTGCGGACCCCGCTGCGCTCGTCACCCACGTCCGAACTCGTACCCGCGGTGGAGGACGGCAAGCAGTGGGACGTTGGCGGAAGCCGACGGGACCGACCAGGAAACCGATCAGTACCTCAGCGGCCAATCAGCACGGCTCCAGGTCGTGGGACGCTCGCGTCAGCGCTGCTCATCAGGTCTCAGTCCGGCGACGAGGTTGAACGCGCCGGTGAGGATGTTGAGCGCGACGACGCCGACGACGTCGGCGATCGCGCGGTCGCTGTAGCCGAAAGCACGGAGCTGGTCGATCTGCTCGTCGGTGACGGAGGTCGGTTCCCGATAGACCTGCAGCCCGAGCCGGATCATCGCCGCCACGGACGGCTCGCTCGACGTGCCCTGGTGGGCGAGGCTGATCTCCTCCTCGGCGACGCCCAGGGAGCGGGCGGCGGCGACGTGCGAGTCGAGGCACAGGCCGCAGCCCTGCTGCGCCTGCACGGCGATGGAGATCAGCTCGCTGATCCTCCGGTCGAGCTTGGCGCGGCGCATGGCCCGGCTCAGCTGCAGATAGCCGCCGAGGACGGCCGGGGAGTGGGCCATCGTGGAGACCATGTCGCCCACGGTGCCGTGGCGCTCGACGAGCTCGCCGAGCAGGTCCCGGGACGCGCCGACGGCGGTCTCCGCGGTCAGCGGGTCGAAACGGGGCATCGGTCCTTGCTCCTTCGTGTGCGCGGGTGCGCTGCTCGCGAGCCTCAGGAGCGGACGAGGCGGTTGATCGCGTCGGTGGCTTCCTGGATCTTGGCGATGGCCGCGTCGTCGTCGCCTTGCTTGGCGGCGTCGAGGACGCAGTGCTTGAGGTGATCGTCGAGCAGTCCGGTCGCCACGCCCTGCAGAGCTCGGGTGAGCGCCGAGACCTGGGTGAGGATGTCGATGCAGTACTTCTCGTCGTCGATCATCTTGGCGATGCCGCGGGCCTGGCCCTCGATGCGCTTCATGCGCGTCAGGTAGCGGTCCTTGTCGCTGATGTAGCCGTGATGGTGGGCCGCTGCGTCGACCTCGGTGCCGGGGCTGGCGGTGCCGATGTCGTCGGTGGTGGTGTCGAGTGTCATGGGCGTGTCCTTCACTTCTGGCGCTCCAGGACGGAGCGGGTGCTGGCTTGGGGTGTGAGGTCGATGCGCCGCAGCAGCTGGGCGTTGAGGGCGACGACGACGGTGGACAGCGACATCAGGATCGCGCCGACCGACATCGGCAGCACGAACCCGATGGGTGCGAGGACGCCGGCCGCGAGCGGGACGGAGATCAGGTTGTAGCCGGCGGCCCACCACAGGTTCTGCTTCATCTTCCGGTAGGCGGCCTTCGACAGCTGGATGACCGAGAGCACCGAGCGGGGGTCGGAGCTGGCGAGGATGACGCCGGCGGAGGCGATGGCGACGTCGGTGCCGGCTCCGATGGCGATTCCGACGTCGGCCTGGGCAAGGGCGGGGGCGTCGT comes from the Naumannella halotolerans genome and includes:
- the resB gene encoding cytochrome c biogenesis protein ResB; protein product: MRTALALLFLLALAAVPGSLVPQQNISPVRVKTFLQQHKTLGPIYDKAGLFNVYTSPWFSAIYILLFISLIGCIIPRLRVYLRAVRAQPPRTPRYLHRLPAYESVDLPDVEPDQIASENEAIIAQLRDNLRRRRYRVAQHPDGSLAAERGYLREAGNLVFHISLVFLLVGVAVVWLNNFRGDRALVVGGESFTNDLVQYDDFKAGPLFRQSSLTPFSIKVDSFDVKFETGDVQRGAAREFKAVVTVTDRPGDKPRRETLQVNHPLNLAGGEKVHLIAWGYAPIVTVKDGDGNVAYSGPVIFLPQDGNFTSAGAISAPDARPHKLGFEGFFLPSAYVDSSGPRSVFPDALNPQLFLNAWSGKPTAETGQPQSVYSLDTRGMTQIMNPKDPKQPLRFILRPGYIQKLPNGQGSIQLDGVQRWIKIQVGDSPGAPITIAAIATAILGLSFSLFIRPRRIWARIRRVDDHNLLEIAGLDRADARTGLTEDVEALANSLDLQTSSRNQTPPGHGSEPAEPDPTTDNQSPKETT
- a CDS encoding twin-arginine translocation signal domain-containing protein; the protein is MNQKRSKNKHRHGASTNREPGSARARARLAEMKRQEARARTRRRFLVGVTAVIVAGALGIGIWLVARQVSAPNAAGPVAGTKGRSDLPPWGLPADPGRLAEAAGLQASNMEGTAAHFHSHLDITVNGQPLAVPGAIGVDAKTGSMSELHTHDERGVLHVESHKTDGKYTLGQLFAEWDVRLDGQGIGGLTNNKTDSLRAYVDGKRFSGNPATIQLGERRQISLIYGPRNATDNPPSSFAFDANE
- the lnt gene encoding apolipoprotein N-acyltransferase translates to MTSRRDTSTGSIASAAASVVDGAVLSGSTGAASSGILADRRLRSLGRLILATLSGSAVGFAFQPYALWPLGFLGVAGLSVAVRKAPARRGFAAGYAFGVAMLLVAIGWVRVIVGGGAAAYLGVVGLIGFEAVFFGLLGVALSMIGRLRFWPVIAAAAWVGVEYLYSRYPFGGFGWTRLAYTAVDTPLAGLLPFIGTVGVSFAVALLAQCVGWLAIEIIRARRSHGPLTRSMVARTAIPALATWSIVMGTGLALSGWNPGPPAPAQKARVGIVQGNVPGKGIDAMGRMRAVTANHVQETRRLINAADQGRIARPDFVLWPENSTDIDPTVDPITRDQLQSATELAGVPIFAGAVMDGPGVDQRQTSGLWWDPRRGIVARYDKRNLVPFGEWIPFRDRLLPVFPILKLVGAQSVPGTRPGALPVPLRLAGGPEQPVIVGDAICFELAYDDTIYDVITGGAQLFLVQSNNATYVGTGQVDQQFAITRARAMETRREIAVATTNGVSGFIGRDGRVQWKTHERTAASTVVTMPLRTNITPAVRIAPWLERGLALLALSGCLTATVGRGRARRRERQERDDDRE
- a CDS encoding cytochrome c biogenesis CcdA family protein, translating into MLDQLAAWATQSVSGSMPVALPVAFLAGLVSFFSPCVIPLLPGYISYATGMSAADLVAGGSRHRLGRTLMGSSLFVAGFGVVFVASASLAGLLGSRFITWQDPLTRVMGVIMIGLGLAFAGLLRFAQRDLRLSWLPRFGLLAAPLIGFVFGLGWTPCIGPTLGVVLTMAMSQATAAKGAWLAIAYTLGLGIPFIAAAIAFNKISTAARALRNRQQLIMRIGGVSMIIVGLLMATGLWTNVIGALRQSISGFVTVI
- a CDS encoding TlpA family protein disulfide reductase gives rise to the protein MLRLARPGPVKNRRVVVAAAASATLLLVTSACTPGAGASPTGGTSRGAVPDPGLVLFKPSDRQRAAVAEGPKVMGSGAATTRHPGKVVVINVWASWCGPCRKEAPDLAAASRSTAEVARFVGLNIRDQRDAAQAFSRAVKMPYPSIFDPEGQQLVKFSGQLSTTAIPTTLVIDEQQRSAARITGPVDRDTLTQLINDTANGR
- a CDS encoding permease, which produces MDVLNAVGRALAMAGAMGWQILWPLVLGFTLSGVIQAVVRTERVTQLMSDDSPRSIAVSALMGAASSSCSYAAVALARALFRKGAHFAAAMAFEIASTNLVLELGLVLWFVMGWQFTAAEFVGGPIMIVLVALGFRLWMRGRIVDAARQQADRGLAGSMEGHAAMDMSVPGDAGFWSRLLSRDGVTAVSRYFVMDWTAVLRDIVLGLLIAGAFAAWVPKAWLQAVFFTDDPVASFVLGPLIGPLLAVISFVCSVGNVPLAAVLWNGGISFGGVVSFLFADLIIVPIILIYRKYYGWKATIRIGLIFYAAMAIAGYVVELIFGPLGLVPSFRNLSIGETGISWNYTTWLNIAFLALAGILLLVFFRTGSGSMLGMMGGSPRPTEPGSSGSPAHG
- a CDS encoding carboxymuconolactone decarboxylase family protein; the protein is MPRFDPLTAETAVGASRDLLGELVERHGTVGDMVSTMAHSPAVLGGYLQLSRAMRRAKLDRRISELISIAVQAQQGCGLCLDSHVAAARSLGVAEEEISLAHQGTSSEPSVAAMIRLGLQVYREPTSVTDEQIDQLRAFGYSDRAIADVVGVVALNILTGAFNLVAGLRPDEQR
- a CDS encoding metal-sensitive transcriptional regulator, coding for MTLDTTTDDIGTASPGTEVDAAAHHHGYISDKDRYLTRMKRIEGQARGIAKMIDDEKYCIDILTQVSALTRALQGVATGLLDDHLKHCVLDAAKQGDDDAAIAKIQEATDAINRLVRS